DNA sequence from the Sulfurimonas sp. HSL3-1 genome:
TTCTGTGAACCGTCAAGTTTCGTAATGCGTGCCGCCGGGGCTTCTCCGCCCAGAGTGGGCTGCTTTCCGATAAGGGGGGTCGGGGTGCCGTGTACCGTAATTTCCATAACATATCCTCTGTGAGATTTTCGCTAACAATGCAAAAAACGTTCTTGTGAAATTCCCATAGGTGCCTATTTTTTATACTACATATTTGTCGCATTTTGGTGTAGGCATGGACTATAATAACGACTGAATCTAGGTTCAACCAGGCGATTGAAACCGCTATAAACTGTAGTAAGAAAGAAAAAACGTAATGATGTATGACTCCCCCGTGATCCCCGACAGGCCCGAATGTAAGACCTGTTCGTTGACCTTTGCCTACAAAGAGATCGAACTGCTTTACGAAATCGCGGTCATCCTGGCCAGTTCGACGGACATCAAGGAGACGATTGAACAGGGCATGCGCCTGCTCAAGCGTCACAACTACCTGGAACGCTGTGCACTTTTCCTGCTCAATGAAGAAGATGTCCTGGACCTGTACGCTTCGATCGACCTTACCGAACAGCAGCGCCTGATGGCGACCTACAAACTCGGCGAAGGCGCGACGGGTCTGGCAGCACAGGGCGGCGAACCGGTCGTGATCGAAAATATCCACAACAGTATCGACTACCTCAATAAAATGGGTATCGTCAACAGCAAATCCGTCTCCTACGTCGCCGTACCGGTCATCCAGGACGATGCCGTCACCGGCGTCATCTCCGCCAACCTCGGCCCCAACGCGCCGCTGAACTTCGACGAGATCGTTCGCATGCTCACCATCGTCGGTTCCCTCTTTAGCGGAACGCTCGCCATCCAGCAGCGCTACCTCAAGGAGAAAGAGGAGCTCAACCAGCTCAAGATGTACTATAAAGAGGAGATGCTCAGCGAGCACCGCTTCGAGAACATCATCGGGCGCAGTACGAAGATGCGCCAGATCTTCAGCATGCTCGAGACCGTCGCCCCGACGGACGCGACGATCCTTGTACGCGGCGAGACGGGTACAGGTAAGGAGCTGATCGCGACGGCCGTGCACAACCTCAGCCAGCGCAAGAACGGTCCCTTCATCAAGCTTAACTGCGCCGCCATCAGCGAGACCCTGCTCGAATCCGAACTCTTCGGTCATGAGAAAGGCGCCTTTACCGACGCCAAAGAGATGCGCAAAGGACGCTTCGAGCTGGCCGACGGCGGCACCCTCTTCCTCGACGAGATCGGCGACATCACCCCGGCCCTGCAGGTCAAACTGCTCCGTATCCTCCAGGAGCAGGAGTTCGAACGCGTCGGCGGTACAAAGACGATCAAGACCAACGTCCGCCTTGTCGCGGCGACGAACCGGAACCTCGAGGATATGGTCAAAAAAGCAGAGTTCCGCGAGGACCTCTACTACCGCCTCAACGTCATTCCGCTGAACCTGCCGCCGCTGCGCGAGCGCTACGAAGACGTCAAACTGCTCGTCGAACACTACATGAAGAAGTTCATGAAAGAGCACAACAAGAGCATGGTCCTCTCCAAGGCGGCACTGGAGCTGCTGCTCGACTACCCCTGGCCGGGCAATATCCGGGAACTGCAAAATACGATGGAGCGCCTCGTGCTGATCTGCCCCGAGGGCGAAGTCCAGCCGGAGATGCTCAACCACGTTCTGCCGTTCAATTACCAGAAGCTCTACAACCCCTCCACGCCGGAGCCGGCACCGCAGCCCGCGCCGGCAGCCCCTGTCGCCCCGCCGCCGATCGAGGAGGCGCCGGCCAACGCCGAATCGCACCCGGTCACCAAGGCGACCCTCCAGGAGCTGGAAAAAGAGTCCATCATCCAGGCCCTGATCGAGAACCGCGGTATCCAGACCAAAGCGGCGGCCCAGCTGGGCATGACGCCGCGCCAGATCGGCTACAAGATCAAGAAGTACGGCATCGACATCTAGATGCCCCACCCCAACCAAGGAGCATAATCATGGCACACGCGACATCAGACAACCCGAGCGTTTCACCCGCCATCGGCACCACATACGACACCTGGTTTCTCGGACGCAAAAAAGAGGCCTGCGCCAAGAGCAGCAAAGGCGTCGCAGCCGTCTGCCGCGAAGTGAAACCGAGCTGGTTCCTCGGGCGCAAACAGTAGTCTGGCAGCGCTCAAAAAACCTGGAACGCCGTTTGCATTCTCCTTCATACCAAGGAGTAATAAATGGCAATGCACTACTATCATAAACAGCTTCTCGCGCTGCGCAACCGTCTCGCCTGCAATGGCTGCGGTGCGACCATGGCGTTTTACAGCGCCCCCGCCGCCCTCATCTACGGGGTGTGATCAGTACCGAATCGAGATATAGAAACTGAGATCGAAGGTGCCGTCCTCCGAAAGGAAGTTGTTCTTCCGGTAGACGGCATAAGAGGGCTTCGTCGTCGTTTCATACTCGCTGCGCGGCAGCCAGACGTGGTAGACCCAGTGGATGAACCGCAGAAAATCCTCATGGCGCCCCTGCAGGTCGAAACGGGCATAGATCCCCGACGCGATCTTGAACTTTGGCAGGCGGTCGCTCTGGACTTGCTCGTCCGTCTCGATACAGGCGATATAGCGGCACTCCTCCAGCGGCGTCACCGTCGGGTTGTCGTGAAAGAGCGCGATCTGGCGGTACTCCGATAGATTGTTGTCCAGCACCCAGGTCTGCAGTTTCTGCCAGGTCGGCTTGATCATGCTGTCATACCCTTTGTGCCGGATATAGTAACTCTCCAGCTCCGGCCGCTTTTCGATGATGGGCTCCATGCCGTCAAATTCGGAGAGCTTCGCCGTCTCTATTCCCGCCCGTCGGAGCAGACGGTCGGAATAGGTTTTATACCCCCCTTCCCGCCACCGTTTCGGGCTCTTTCCAAACCGCATCTTGAACGCCTTGATAAACGATGAATGCGAGCTGTAACCGCACAGGGACGCCACCTCGGAGATCGTCGAATAGCGGTTGGTGATCAGCAGGCTCGAGGCTTTCTGCAGCCGGATCGACTTGATGCTTTCATAGATGTTCTGGCCGAACATCTCCTTGAAAATCCGGTGCATATGGAACTTGCTGATCTTTAGATCGCGGCTGAGTTCCTCCAGGTCGATATGGGTCTCGATATGGGTGTAGATGTAGTAGAGGATATCGTTGGCGATCTTCGTATGCCGCTGCAGCGTCTCTTTTCTCATGCCTACATTATAGCAATAATAGACAATTTTTCTATCAATTAAAAAGAAAAAAACTCACATTATAAGCCAAGAAAAAAAGCATGAAATAGAAAGAAATAATTTTCGGAACCCTCTAAAATGTCTCCATCCTTTTGAAACAGGATGCCCGAAGGCGTCCGAAACGGAGTCATCATGCAAACGATTACGAAAATTCTGGTCGCCAACCGCGGCGAGATCGCCCTGCGCATTATCCGTGCCTGCAAAGAGCTGGGCATTACCAGCGTCGCCATGTTTTCCGAAGTCGACGCCGAGGGGATCTGGGTCCGCAAGGCCGACGAGGCCTACCCCATCCTGGGCAACGCCCTGCAGGCCTACCTGGACTATGACCGCATCATCTCGCTGGCAAAGAAAGCGGGCTGCGACGCCATCCACCCCGGCTACGGTTTTCTCAGTGAAAACGCCGAGTTCGCCGACGCCTGTACCCGTGCCGGGATCATCTTTATCGGCCCGAAGGCGGAGCACATCATGCTCTTCGGCGACAAAACGGCCTCCAAGGCGGCGATGAAGGCGATCGGCGTCCCCGTTATCGAGGGGACCCAGACGGCCATTACCGACAAGAAAGAGGGCGCGCGCGTCGCGGCGGAGATCGGTTTCCCCGTCATTATCAAGGCGGCGTTCGGCGGCGGCGGGCGCGGGATGCGCATTGTGCGCAAAGAGAAAGAGTTCGATGAGCTGTTCGACTCCGCGACGAACGAAGCGAAAAAGTTCTTCGGCAAAGGGGATGTCTTTATCGAAAAATACGTCGAGAACCCGCGCCATATCGAGGTACAGATCATCGCCGACAAGTACGGCAACGTCGTGCACCTCGGCGAGCGCGACTGCTCCATCCAGCGCCGCCACCAGAAGGTGATCGAGATCGCGCCCTCCCCCCGTCTGAACGATGCGGTCCGCAAGGAGATCTTCCGCATC
Encoded proteins:
- a CDS encoding AraC family transcriptional regulator, giving the protein MRKETLQRHTKIANDILYYIYTHIETHIDLEELSRDLKISKFHMHRIFKEMFGQNIYESIKSIRLQKASSLLITNRYSTISEVASLCGYSSHSSFIKAFKMRFGKSPKRWREGGYKTYSDRLLRRAGIETAKLSEFDGMEPIIEKRPELESYYIRHKGYDSMIKPTWQKLQTWVLDNNLSEYRQIALFHDNPTVTPLEECRYIACIETDEQVQSDRLPKFKIASGIYARFDLQGRHEDFLRFIHWVYHVWLPRSEYETTTKPSYAVYRKNNFLSEDGTFDLSFYISIRY
- a CDS encoding acetyl-CoA carboxylase biotin carboxylase subunit is translated as MQTITKILVANRGEIALRIIRACKELGITSVAMFSEVDAEGIWVRKADEAYPILGNALQAYLDYDRIISLAKKAGCDAIHPGYGFLSENAEFADACTRAGIIFIGPKAEHIMLFGDKTASKAAMKAIGVPVIEGTQTAITDKKEGARVAAEIGFPVIIKAAFGGGGRGMRIVRKEKEFDELFDSATNEAKKFFGKGDVFIEKYVENPRHIEVQIIADKYGNVVHLGERDCSIQRRHQKVIEIAPSPRLNDAVRKEIFRISTKAMFRLGYESVGTIEFLVDEADTVFFIEMNTRVQVEHPVTELISGIDIIQRMIEIAAGDKLRFLQEEIIFRGYAIEFRINAEDPQKQFFPSCGKITNYMAPGGPGVRLDTSLYAGYVIPPDYDSMIGKLIIWSLDWEGAVRKARRALDEFYIDGLPTNIPLHKAIVRDQDFIDGRFTTAYLDEKLDKFNLDAINCIKKEEERMDQINKLIGTIKQNNLSIRH
- the nifA gene encoding nif-specific transcriptional activator NifA, with protein sequence MMYDSPVIPDRPECKTCSLTFAYKEIELLYEIAVILASSTDIKETIEQGMRLLKRHNYLERCALFLLNEEDVLDLYASIDLTEQQRLMATYKLGEGATGLAAQGGEPVVIENIHNSIDYLNKMGIVNSKSVSYVAVPVIQDDAVTGVISANLGPNAPLNFDEIVRMLTIVGSLFSGTLAIQQRYLKEKEELNQLKMYYKEEMLSEHRFENIIGRSTKMRQIFSMLETVAPTDATILVRGETGTGKELIATAVHNLSQRKNGPFIKLNCAAISETLLESELFGHEKGAFTDAKEMRKGRFELADGGTLFLDEIGDITPALQVKLLRILQEQEFERVGGTKTIKTNVRLVAATNRNLEDMVKKAEFREDLYYRLNVIPLNLPPLRERYEDVKLLVEHYMKKFMKEHNKSMVLSKAALELLLDYPWPGNIRELQNTMERLVLICPEGEVQPEMLNHVLPFNYQKLYNPSTPEPAPQPAPAAPVAPPPIEEAPANAESHPVTKATLQELEKESIIQALIENRGIQTKAAAQLGMTPRQIGYKIKKYGIDI